A stretch of Cicer arietinum cultivar CDC Frontier isolate Library 1 chromosome 5, Cicar.CDCFrontier_v2.0, whole genome shotgun sequence DNA encodes these proteins:
- the LOC101512323 gene encoding uncharacterized protein, whose amino-acid sequence MQRKMQGYPQQQQCYGSDDGMWMESKGQMQPQVHHYQDDSWSNDNNNQKQLFPAAMHMKPAANFGGNNHHMYPHQETMPAAAVGYGNQMHGNGGKQFPYGGTHNHSPNGVRPFNLEEYEYEAYKEEHVGGSKKDEMRYERHGYGNGGDVRYVNSYEYNNNFNARIKPHAHGPHKVNWTLKGV is encoded by the coding sequence ATGCAAAGAAAGATGCAAGGATACCCACAGCAACAGCAATGCTATGGTAGTGATGATGGCATGTGGATGGAAAGTAAGGGACAAATGCAGCCACAGGTCCATCACTACCAGGACGATTCTTGGTCTAATGATAACAACAACCAGAAGCAACTATTTCCTGCAGCTATGCACATGAAACCGGCCGCTAATTTTGGAGGAAACAACCACCATATGTATCCTCATCAGGAAACCATGCCTGCTGCTGCAGTTGGTTATGGTAATCAAATGCATGGAAATGGTGGCAAACAATTCCCTTATGGTGGTACTCATAATCATTCTCCAAATGGTGTGAGGCCATTCAATCTTGAAGAGTATGAGTATGAAGCATACAAGGAGGAGCATGTTGGTGGTTCAAAGAAGGATGAAATGAGATATGAGCGACATGGATATGGAAATGGAGGTGATGTTCGCTATGTCAATTCATATGAATATAATAACAACTTCAACGCCCGTATTAAGCCTCATGCTCATGGACCCCACAAAGTCAACTGGACACTAAAGGGTGTCTAA
- the LOC101512956 gene encoding protein MIZU-KUSSEI 1, translating into MSYITKVGGSSMTNGVTTVDCHKQVRSWRLLRSLIQLLIPTCNCTLVQQDHNTKSKNCLPSSSLITSTTITGTIFGYRKGKVSFCIQSNSNSTNPILLLELAIPTSVLAEEMRGGTLRIVLESATSSGSCSNNNINNLFSTPLWIMYCNGRKVGYAVKRRPSRNDFEALSLMRSVSVGTGVINGKEIHQEDDELMYLRANFQRVRVSSKSNCESFHLIDPEGSIGQELSIFFFRSR; encoded by the coding sequence ATGTCCTACATCACCAAGGTTGGTGGCAGCAGCATGACCAATGGTGTTACCACTGTTGATTGCCATAAACAAGTTCGCTCATGGAGGCTGCTACGTTCACTCATTCAACTACTAATTCCCACTTGCAATTGCACCTTAGTACAACAAGATCATAATACTAAATCAAAAAACTGTCTCCCATCATCATCACTCATTACATCTACCACAATCACTGGCACTATATTTGGATACCGTAAAGGAAAAGTTAGTTTTTGTATTCAATCCAACTCAAATTCAACCAACCCAATTCTTCTCTTAGAACTAGCAATCCCAACTAGTGTTTTAGCAGAGGAAATGAGAGGAGGAACGTTAAGAATTGTGCTTGAAAGTGCCACCTCATCAGGATCTTgcagtaataataatattaataacctGTTTTCTACTCCTCTGTGGATTATGTACTGTAATGGAAGGAAAGTTGGGTATGCTGTTAAGCGTAGACCTTCAAGAAATGATTTTGAAGCATTAAGCTTAATGCGTTCTGTTTCTGTGGGTACTGGTGTTATAAATGGAAAGGAGATTCATCAAGAAGATGATGAGCTTATGTACCTTAGAGCTAACTTTCAAAGGGTTCGTGTTTCTTCTAAATCTAATTGTGAATCTTTTCATTTGATTGATCCTGAAGGAAGCATTGGTCAAGAGCttagtattttcttttttcgGTCAAGGTGA
- the LOC101514156 gene encoding uncharacterized protein: MGGQQKKISQRAQNQVMGFTISHKHAGFALMQNCDLPPPSKVFLGPDKTVILSMNRVCNISGKEEQDSKHYGADDVKNKIELLKALKSSQMRAREAENMVAILSKERDGLSIALLEEAMQLFACRQRMRLLELQVLNLQQSNMSSCCSRSTEGAVGLPNEDDHDEETTGVPWILALIFSLGIGVPTALAYGY, from the coding sequence ATGGGTGGCCAACAAAAGAAGATTAGTCAAAGAGCACAGAATCAGGTTATGGGTTTCACAATTTCTCACAAGCATGCAGGGTTTGCGCTTATGCAGAACTGTGATCTTCCTCCACCTTCTAAGGTTTTTTTGGGTCCAGATAAGACGGTTATATTGTCCATGAATAGGGTCTGTAACATTTCAGGCAAAGAGGAGCAAGATAGCAAACACTATGGTGCTGATGATGTAAAGAATAAAATAGAGCTTCTTAAGGCGTTGAAATCATCTCAAATGCGGGCCAGAGAAGCAGAAAATATGGTTGCAATTCTAAGCAAAGAAAGGGATGGTCTCTCTATTGCTTTGTTGGAAGAGGCCATGCAGTTGTTTGCTTGTCGCCAACGGATGAGATTGCTTGAGCTTCAAGTTTTGAACCTGCAACAATCGAACATGTCTAGTTGCTGTTCCAGATCAACAGAGGGAGCTGTAGGATTACCCAATGAAGATGACCACGATGAAGAAACCACTGGTGTTCCATGGATTCTGGCTTTGATTTTTTCTTTGGGAATTGGGGTTCCTACTGCCCTTGCTTACGGATACTAG
- the LOC101513282 gene encoding probable glucan 1,3-beta-glucosidase A isoform X2 — protein sequence MLDGTEVQFKSVTLQKYVSAENGGGMNVTVDRDVSSSWETFRLWRVSKSEFQFRTTQGQFLTCGVGGGTVSATAKLPSTSETFEVERNEKNRIHIKIKNGPYLQATTSNQLTADYPGAPGWDDNAATFEMKIVSNNIHGDYQLANGYDHDSAEDVLRRHRNSFITVEDFKFLYKHGINTVRIPVGWWIAFDPDPPSPFIGGSLEALDNAFSWAQEYDIKCIIDLHAAPGSQNGMEHSASRDGFTGWPTSPDYISESLHVIEFLISRYAKHQALLGIELLNEPSAGTVPLDILISYYKRGYQIVRKYSSSAYVILCQRIGLADPLELYQANIGSTNLVLDLHFYNLFDTFFVNMSAGDNVQYIYKSREGLLQAFNDSNGPLIFIGEWVNEWNVASGSQTDYQDFGKAQLEVYNAASFGWCYWTLKNDREHWDFEWNIRNNYLQLGNSPSKQNIYTLGLFALVYTWFCLLHFL from the exons ATGCTT gATGGGACAGAGGTGCAGTTTAAGTCGGTGACATTGCAGAAGTATGTATCTGCAGAGAATGGTGGAGGAATGAATGTGACAGTTGACAGGGATGTTTCATCTTCATGGGAAACATTCAGG TTGTGGAGAGTATCTAAATCAGAATTTCAATTCCGTACCACCCAAGGCCAATTTCTTACATGCGGTGTTGGAGGCGGCACCGTCTCTGCAACAGCAAAATTGCCTTCAACATCAGAGACTTTTGAAGTTGAGCGTAATGAAAAAAACAGGATTCACATCAAGATAAAGAATGGTCCCTATCTGCAG GCTACAACTAGTAATCAGCTCACAGCAGACTATCCAGGCGCACCAGGATGGGATGATAATGCAGCCacatttgaaatgaaaattgtatCAAATAACATACATGGAGATTACCAGCTAGCAAATGGTTATGACCATGATAGTGCAGAAGATGTTCTTAGG AGACATAGAAATAGCTTTATTACAGTTGAAGATTTCAAATTTCTATATAAACATGGAATAAATACAGTAAGGATACCGGTTGGGTGGTGGATTGCTTTTGATCCTGATCCTCCAAGTCCATTTATTGGAGGAAGTCTTGAAGCTCTAGATAATGCATTTTCATGGGCACA agaatatgatataaaatgcATAATTGACCTTCATGCTGCTCCTGGTTCACAAAATGGAATGGAACATAGTGCAAGTAGAGATGGATTCACAGGCTGGCCAACTTCTCCAGATTACATTTCAGAGTCCCTACATGTTAtagaatttttaatttctag ATATGCAAAGCATCAAGCCTTGTTGGGAATTGAGCTTTTGAACGAACCATCTGCTGGCACAGTTCCCTTAGATATTTTAATTTCCTACTACAAGAGGGGCTACCAAATTGTTCGGAAATACTCATCGTCGGCTTATGTGATATTGTGCCAAAGGATTGGCCTTGCAGATCCCTTGGAGCTTTATCAAGCCAACATAGGATCTACCAACTTAGTTTTGGATTTGCATTTCTACAACCTCTTTGACACATTCTTTGTTAATATGAGTGCCGGGGATAATGTTCAATACATATATAAAAGCCGGGAAGGTCTGTTGCAGGCGTTCAACGATTCAAATGGCCCTCTAATTTTTATTG GAGAGTGGGTGAATGAGTGGAATGTGGCAAGCGGATCCCAAACAGATTATCAGGACTTTGGAAAGGCACAGTTAGAAGTCTACAACGCAGCTTCCTTTGGCTGGTGTTATTggactttaaaaaatgacagGGAGCACTGGGATTTTGAATGGAACATTAGGAACAACTATCTTCAATTAG GTAACTCACCCAGTAAACAGAACATATACACTTTGGGATTGTTTGCATTGGTTTACACTTGGTTTTGTCTTCTTCACTTTTTGTGA
- the LOC101513282 gene encoding probable glucan 1,3-beta-glucosidase A isoform X1 produces MGLVFTKWSCTFLLCCFFITSGVFSEEGLHGVSKVRGVNLGGWLVIEGWIEPSLFDGIANGDMLDGTEVQFKSVTLQKYVSAENGGGMNVTVDRDVSSSWETFRLWRVSKSEFQFRTTQGQFLTCGVGGGTVSATAKLPSTSETFEVERNEKNRIHIKIKNGPYLQATTSNQLTADYPGAPGWDDNAATFEMKIVSNNIHGDYQLANGYDHDSAEDVLRRHRNSFITVEDFKFLYKHGINTVRIPVGWWIAFDPDPPSPFIGGSLEALDNAFSWAQEYDIKCIIDLHAAPGSQNGMEHSASRDGFTGWPTSPDYISESLHVIEFLISRYAKHQALLGIELLNEPSAGTVPLDILISYYKRGYQIVRKYSSSAYVILCQRIGLADPLELYQANIGSTNLVLDLHFYNLFDTFFVNMSAGDNVQYIYKSREGLLQAFNDSNGPLIFIGEWVNEWNVASGSQTDYQDFGKAQLEVYNAASFGWCYWTLKNDREHWDFEWNIRNNYLQLGNSPSKQNIYTLGLFALVYTWFCLLHFL; encoded by the exons ATGGGACTTGTTTTTACCAAATGGTCATGCACATTTTTACTCTGTTGTTTTTTCATCACTTCTGGAGTATTTTCAG AGGAGGGTTTACATGGAGTTTCTAAAGTTAGAGGAGTTAACTTAGGAGGATGGTTGGTTATTGAAGGTTGGATTGAACCTTCATTGTTTGATGGCATTGCCAATGGAGACATGCTT gATGGGACAGAGGTGCAGTTTAAGTCGGTGACATTGCAGAAGTATGTATCTGCAGAGAATGGTGGAGGAATGAATGTGACAGTTGACAGGGATGTTTCATCTTCATGGGAAACATTCAGG TTGTGGAGAGTATCTAAATCAGAATTTCAATTCCGTACCACCCAAGGCCAATTTCTTACATGCGGTGTTGGAGGCGGCACCGTCTCTGCAACAGCAAAATTGCCTTCAACATCAGAGACTTTTGAAGTTGAGCGTAATGAAAAAAACAGGATTCACATCAAGATAAAGAATGGTCCCTATCTGCAG GCTACAACTAGTAATCAGCTCACAGCAGACTATCCAGGCGCACCAGGATGGGATGATAATGCAGCCacatttgaaatgaaaattgtatCAAATAACATACATGGAGATTACCAGCTAGCAAATGGTTATGACCATGATAGTGCAGAAGATGTTCTTAGG AGACATAGAAATAGCTTTATTACAGTTGAAGATTTCAAATTTCTATATAAACATGGAATAAATACAGTAAGGATACCGGTTGGGTGGTGGATTGCTTTTGATCCTGATCCTCCAAGTCCATTTATTGGAGGAAGTCTTGAAGCTCTAGATAATGCATTTTCATGGGCACA agaatatgatataaaatgcATAATTGACCTTCATGCTGCTCCTGGTTCACAAAATGGAATGGAACATAGTGCAAGTAGAGATGGATTCACAGGCTGGCCAACTTCTCCAGATTACATTTCAGAGTCCCTACATGTTAtagaatttttaatttctag ATATGCAAAGCATCAAGCCTTGTTGGGAATTGAGCTTTTGAACGAACCATCTGCTGGCACAGTTCCCTTAGATATTTTAATTTCCTACTACAAGAGGGGCTACCAAATTGTTCGGAAATACTCATCGTCGGCTTATGTGATATTGTGCCAAAGGATTGGCCTTGCAGATCCCTTGGAGCTTTATCAAGCCAACATAGGATCTACCAACTTAGTTTTGGATTTGCATTTCTACAACCTCTTTGACACATTCTTTGTTAATATGAGTGCCGGGGATAATGTTCAATACATATATAAAAGCCGGGAAGGTCTGTTGCAGGCGTTCAACGATTCAAATGGCCCTCTAATTTTTATTG GAGAGTGGGTGAATGAGTGGAATGTGGCAAGCGGATCCCAAACAGATTATCAGGACTTTGGAAAGGCACAGTTAGAAGTCTACAACGCAGCTTCCTTTGGCTGGTGTTATTggactttaaaaaatgacagGGAGCACTGGGATTTTGAATGGAACATTAGGAACAACTATCTTCAATTAG GTAACTCACCCAGTAAACAGAACATATACACTTTGGGATTGTTTGCATTGGTTTACACTTGGTTTTGTCTTCTTCACTTTTTGTGA
- the LOC101512649 gene encoding putative clathrin assembly protein At4g40080, which yields MKKLKEVINIVKDKASQSKAAILSKRKTLSLLRATTHDSFNPPTHKHLTTLLFTGDGSRATASTAVELLMDRLQTTHNSAVALKCLIAVHHIIKHGTFILRDQLSVYPYTGGRNYLNLSNFIDKTSPVSWELSFWVRWFAQYIEHLLCVSRTLGFFLCETTPFHKTQQERVLGFTHSDLLKETESLLDLMEVIGKRPTTPSTRGQKNKVVVEIIELVENDGVVAMGEVLVRVKEFGERERLGCLGFGEVVELVYVLKRLEMCKGRITMMDVAEEKRFWDSVRELKEKVGKMKVFREEGKVHRTVRQERATESDRFDGRVVSSIQFPSSRFL from the coding sequence ATGAAGAAACTGAAAGAAGTGATTAACATAGTGAAAGACAAAGCTTCACAGAGCAAAGCTGCAATTTTATCCAAACGCAAAACTCTCTCTCTCCTTCGCGCCACAACCCACGACTCTTTCAACCCTCCAACACACAAACACCTCACCACCCTTCTTTTCACCGGAGACGGTTCACGCGCCACCGCATCCACCGCCGTTGAGCTTCTCATGGACCGACTCCAAACAACTCATAACTCAGCGGTGGCTCTCAAATGCTTAATTGCCGTCCACCACATCATCAAACACGGCACCTTCATCCTCCGTGACCAGCTCTCCGTTTACCCTTACACAGGTGGCAGAAACTACCTTAACCTCTCAAACTTCATAGACAAAACAAGTCCTGTTTCTTGGGAACTATCTTTTTGGGTTCGGTGGTTCGCACAATACATCGAACATCTTCTATGCGTTTCTAGAACACTCGGTTTTTTCTTATGTGAAACGACGCCGTTTCACAAAACGCAACAGGAAAGAGTTTTGGGTTTTACCCATAGTGATCTGTTGAAAGAAACTGAATCTTTATTGGATTTGATGGAAGTGATTGGAAAAAGACCAACTACTCCATCTACGAGAGGACAGAAGAATAAGGTGGTTGTTGAGATAATCGAATTGGTGGAAAATGATGGGGTTGTGGCAATGGGTGAAGTTTTGGTTAGAGTAAAGGAGTTTGGGGAAAGGGAGAGATTGGGTTGTCTTGGTTTTGGAGAAGTGGTGGAATTGGTTTATGTTTTGAAGAGATTGGAGATGTGCAAAGGAAGAATAACGATGATGGATGTGGCGGAGGAAAAGAGATTTTGGGATTCAGTGAGAGAATTGAAGGAAAAAGTTGGGAAGATGAAGGTGTTCAGGGAAGAAGGTAAGGTTCACAGGACAGTGAGACAAGAGAGAGCAACTGAGTCTGATCGGTTTGATGGTAGAGTTGTTAGTTCCATTCAATTTCCTTCTTCAAGGTTCTTGTAG